The following nucleotide sequence is from Streptomyces leeuwenhoekii.
GGCGGTCCGCGATCGCGTGCGGGTTTACCTCGGACACCACCAGGGGCACCTCCGGGTCCCGGCGCCAGGCGGAGGAATTGTCGATGACGACGGCGCCCTGCGAGGCGACCTTCTCGGCCAGCGCCTTGGAGGTGGCGCCGCCCGCCGAGAAGAGCACGATGTCCAGACCGGTGTAGTCGGCGGTGGCCGCGTCCTCCACCGTCACACCGTCGAGGTCCTTGCCCGCGGACCGGGCGGAGGCGAACAGGCGCAGCTCCGTGACCGGGAAGTTCCGCTCCGTGAGAATCCTGCGCATGACCGTGCCGACCTGACCGGTGGCTCCGACGATTCCGACCCTCACGGTGACTCCTCTTACGTGTCTTGTGCGTGGCTGTTGCCTGGCCGAGGTCTTTCCATCATGCGGCCCGGCCCGGCCCGGCTGTCCACTTCTTTGCCCGGGGTGCCCGGAGAGTGGGACGCGGCGCACCGCCGAGCGGTTGCGGAACTTGGGGCCGCACCCCGGCTGAGCTGCAGATATTCAGCCGTACCGGGCGCCGCGCCGCAAGCTGTGCTGCCGCGCGCCTGCCCGGGGCCCACCGGCCCACACGGTGATGTGACGTATGCCTCCCGGTGGTGGTCCTCACCCGGACCGAACGTTTCCGCCGCCTGCGGCGTCGTAGGGCGGGCGGGAATTGTCGGGCAGGCCCCAGGGAAACGCGGGTGAGGGGAGGACGGCTGTGCTGCGCGGAATGCTCCGCCGCGCCTCGGGGGACGTCGGGGACGACCCCCTGGACGCGGCGCAGGAACGCAGGGTGCGGGCGGTGCTCGCGCTCGGCGGGGTACCGCAGGCGGACCTGCCGGACGGGGTGCAGCAGGTCCGCCTGCGGTTGCTGGAGCGGGCCGCGAGCGGGCGGGAGGCACCGCGCGACGTCTCGGCGTGGGCGGCGGTGGTCGCCTCCAACCTGGCCATGGACTGGCACCGGGCCAAGCGCCGCCAGGAGCGGATCGGGGAGCGCCTGGCCGCGCTGCGCCAGGCGGAGCACCCCTCCGGGGAGGACACCAGCCTGCTCTCCCTCGCCGTCGCCCGCGGCCTGGACCACCTGCCCGACGCCCAGCGCCAGGTCGTCGTCCTGCGCTTCTACGCCGACCTGCCGGTGCGCGACATCGCCGAGCAGCTCGGCGTCCCCGAGGGCACGGTGAAGAGCAGGCTGCACACGGCGGTACGGGCCCTGCGCGCCCGCCTGCACGAGGACGAGGTGGTGTGACATGACCGCCGGACACGACGGACGCGCCGGACATGACGGACGCGCCGAACGCGACGCGCGCGCCGGACACGCCGGGTGCGGCGGGCAGACACCCCCCGGCGGCACCGGCACCGATCCGCTGATGGCCGCCATCACGGGCGACCCGCTGCCGCCCGGGGCCCGCGCGGACGACGCCGCGCTGGCCGAGCACCGGTCGGCGGTGTCCGACGTGGCGCTGCTGAGGGAGCAGCTCGGGGTCATCGCCCAGGCGCTCTCGGAGCCGCCCGCCGCCGGGCGCGCCCCCGCGCCGGTCCCCGCGCCCGCCCGGACCCGGACCCGGGCTCCCCGCCCCCGGCGCCGCCCGCTCGCGCTGGTCCTCGGCACGCTCGCCGTCGCCTGCGCGGCCGCGGTGGCGACCGGACTGGGAGGGCTGCCGTTCGGGGCGGACGGCGACACCGGCGAGGCGTCCGGCGCGAGTGCGGCCGACGCGGGGGCCAAGACGGAGGCGCCCGCCCACGGCGCCCCCGGCCTCCTGGCCTGCGCCCGCCTGGTGGCCGAGGGCACGGTCACCGCGGTGGAACGGGTGCCCGGCACCGACCGGTACCGGGTGACGCTGGACGTCACGCGCTCCTACCGGCCGGCCGACGGGGACGACCGGGCCGCCTTCACGCTGGAGGGCGCCCCCGCCCGGCTCCGCGCGGGTGACGAGGTGCTCGTCGTGATGCCCCGGCACGGGACCGTGCCCGACGCCCTCTTCGTCGGGGAGCGGGAGATCGCCCCCGAGCGCGCCGCCCTCGGCGCCGCCCGGCCGCCTTCCCCGGGGCCCACCTGCACTTGAGGAACGAGATAAGGGGCGGGCGCCCCGAAGAGCGCCCGCCCCCGATGCCGTACCGGGCCCGTGGACCTACGGCACGACCGTGCCGATCTTCACGCTGCCGGTGCCCGCGACCGTGCCGCGCGCGTTCACCAGTTGCACCCGGCCGAAGAACTCGCGGCCCTCAGGGGCGGCGGCCAGCGCGGTGACGCTGCCGGAGACCGTCGCGGACTCGCCCGTGCCGAGCTTCACCGGCGCCGAGCCGTCGACGTCGACCGTGCCGAGCGAGGCGGCGAAGTACACGTCACGGTAGTCGTAGGCGGTGGAACCGGCCGGCACGGCGTAACCCACGACCTCGACGGTGTAGGTGCCGGCGGCCGGGTCGGGCACCGAGACGGACTCCTCCGAGTCGCCGTCCGCGGACTGGCCGACGACGTTGCCGTCCTTGTCGTAGACGGTCAGGTCGAGGTCGGCGGCGGCGTCGGAGACGCCTCCGATGGCCACGTCCAGCGAGGTCGCGCCCGCGGGCACCTCGACCGTGCCGGTCCGCGTCTCGCCCTGGGCGATCGTCGGCCGGGCGGACGCCGCCGAGCCGAGCGGGCCGCCCACCAGCTTGCCGTCGAGGGCGGCGAGGCGGTTGGTCACCGTCCAGGAGGCGGTGGCCGGGGTGCCGGCCTTCGCCTCGGGCACGGTCACGACCTCCGGCTCGAAGGCCGCGCCGAGGACGGCGACGTCGAGGGTGTAGGGGTTGTCGAGCAGCGGGGAGGTGCGGCGCGACTCGACCTCGATCTCCCAGACGCCCGGCTGCGGGTCGGCGTAGGAGCGGACGTCGGGCTTGCAGCCGTTGCCGCCGAGGTAGTTGTTGTAGCAGTTCGGCGTGGAGGTGGTGTCGACCGGGACGCCGTAGGGGTGCAGGGCGATGAACCGGGTCTGGCTCTTGTCCTTCAGCCCGCCGATCGCCACCTCCAGCGCCTTGGCGCCCTCGGGGACGGTCACGAAGTACGACCGGGTGCTGTTGCGCTGCACCGATCCGGAGGCGGAGTGGGTGTACGCCAGCGGCGCGGCGATCACGACCGTCGACAGGACCTGCTTGTCGACGCCCTCGGTGCGCGGGTCGTCGACCTCCAGGATGGCGCTCTTGAGCCCGGCGCTCCGCGGCGCGGCCTCGACCTTCACCGTCAC
It contains:
- a CDS encoding RNA polymerase sigma factor, yielding MLRRASGDVGDDPLDAAQERRVRAVLALGGVPQADLPDGVQQVRLRLLERAASGREAPRDVSAWAAVVASNLAMDWHRAKRRQERIGERLAALRQAEHPSGEDTSLLSLAVARGLDHLPDAQRQVVVLRFYADLPVRDIAEQLGVPEGTVKSRLHTAVRALRARLHEDEVV